The following coding sequences are from one Spirochaetaceae bacterium window:
- a CDS encoding bifunctional (p)ppGpp synthetase/guanosine-3',5'-bis(diphosphate) 3'-pyrophosphohydrolase gives MNRFCERLDAAGDEYDDQARRTIVAAARWANARHSGQFRRSGDPFIIHPLEVAAILIESCLDTTTVVAALLHDVVEDTATTSEELGDTFGREVANLVEGVTKISKIRGQSHWARAAESIRKMLFAMVRDVRVILIKLADKLHNMRTLEALNEENRVRIARECMDIYCPLAGRLGLYRIRTELEDLAMKYLHPRVYEHLKEFVAATRAERDALLAQITEQITEAAQGRNLHLRVESRAKHFYSIYQKMKERGHAADEIYDLLGVRIVCSSTHECYEILGLVHQLWKPIEGRFKDYIAMPKSNRYQSLHTTVMGPGGATIEIQIRSGEMHETAENGIAAHWLYKSRRSGDASTVTRELSIINKLRDWQGAQAASTDFLSEIKRELLSDSIYVFTPKGDIIELPRGSTPIDFAYHIHTEIGNRCMAAKANGSIVALSAELKNTQVIQIITNARARPHVGWLRSVKTSRARQKIRHWLTQENPDLIIQRNIVAQPARPPAPSRPRPAERKPEAAPAPRPDADDAAWRVGLAEGNDAGLLIQLARCCRPKPSDEIVGYVSRGRGIIVHRARCANARNMRDFNERAVEVAWETPDPRQSYSFSVTAEPDARLYSEIERIIHKDGGKLLSGKLEENAEANLTGRFTIEVNSRRDYGRVVKHLKSLDAVKSLHRLS, from the coding sequence CGGCACTGCTGCACGACGTGGTGGAAGACACCGCCACCACGTCGGAGGAACTCGGCGACACCTTCGGCAGGGAGGTGGCCAACCTGGTGGAGGGGGTAACCAAGATCTCCAAAATCAGGGGGCAGAGCCACTGGGCGCGCGCGGCGGAGTCGATCCGCAAGATGCTGTTCGCCATGGTGCGCGACGTGCGGGTGATCCTGATCAAGCTCGCCGACAAGCTGCACAACATGCGCACCCTGGAGGCGCTCAACGAGGAAAACCGCGTGCGCATCGCGCGCGAGTGCATGGACATCTACTGCCCGCTGGCGGGGCGGCTGGGCCTGTACCGGATCCGCACCGAGTTGGAGGACCTGGCGATGAAGTACCTCCACCCGCGCGTGTACGAACATCTCAAGGAGTTCGTGGCCGCCACCCGGGCGGAGCGCGACGCCCTCCTGGCGCAGATCACCGAGCAGATCACCGAGGCGGCGCAGGGGCGCAACCTGCACCTGCGCGTGGAGAGCCGCGCCAAGCACTTCTACTCCATCTACCAGAAGATGAAGGAGCGCGGGCACGCCGCCGACGAGATCTACGATCTGCTCGGGGTGCGCATCGTGTGCTCCTCCACGCACGAGTGCTACGAGATTCTGGGCCTGGTGCATCAACTGTGGAAGCCGATCGAGGGGCGCTTCAAGGACTACATCGCGATGCCCAAGTCGAACCGGTACCAGAGCCTGCACACGACGGTGATGGGGCCGGGCGGGGCGACCATCGAGATTCAGATCCGCAGCGGCGAGATGCACGAGACCGCCGAGAACGGCATCGCGGCCCACTGGCTGTACAAGTCGCGGCGCAGCGGCGATGCGTCCACCGTGACCCGCGAGTTGTCGATCATCAACAAGCTGCGCGACTGGCAGGGGGCGCAGGCCGCCTCCACCGACTTTCTGAGCGAGATCAAGCGCGAGCTGCTGAGCGACTCGATCTACGTGTTCACGCCCAAGGGCGACATCATCGAGTTGCCGCGCGGGTCCACGCCGATCGACTTCGCCTACCATATCCATACCGAGATCGGGAACCGCTGCATGGCGGCGAAGGCGAACGGCTCCATCGTGGCGCTGTCCGCGGAACTGAAGAACACCCAGGTGATTCAGATCATTACCAACGCGCGCGCGCGACCGCACGTCGGCTGGCTGCGATCGGTGAAGACGTCGCGTGCGCGGCAGAAGATTCGCCACTGGTTGACGCAGGAGAACCCCGACCTGATCATCCAGCGCAACATCGTGGCGCAACCGGCGCGGCCGCCGGCGCCGTCTCGCCCGCGTCCGGCGGAGCGAAAACCGGAGGCAGCGCCGGCGCCGCGGCCCGACGCCGACGACGCGGCGTGGCGGGTGGGGCTGGCCGAGGGCAACGACGCCGGCCTGCTGATCCAGTTGGCGCGCTGTTGCCGGCCCAAGCCTTCCGACGAGATTGTCGGCTACGTGTCGCGCGGGCGCGGCATCATCGTGCACCGGGCGCGCTGCGCAAACGCGCGCAACATGCGCGACTTCAACGAGCGCGCGGTGGAGGTGGCGTGGGAGACGCCGGACCCGCGGCAGAGCTACAGCTTCTCGGTGACCGCGGAGCCGGATGCGCGCCTGTACTCGGAGATCGAGCGGATCATCCACAAGGACGGCGGCAAGCTGCTGTCGGGCAAGCTGGAGGAGAACGCGGAGGCGAACCTGACCGGGCGCTTCACGATCGAGGTCAACAGCCGGCGCGACTACGGGCGCGTGGTCAAGCACTTGAAGAGCCTGGACGCGGTCAAGTCGCTGCACCGCCTGAGCTGA